From the genome of Gloeocapsopsis sp. IPPAS B-1203, one region includes:
- a CDS encoding heavy metal-responsive transcriptional regulator has translation MLTQDKKALLIGQVTTLSGIPIRTIRYYESLGLLQSTGRTEGGFRQFSSDVLTRLSFIKRAQSLGLSLEEIGEILNVHDQGELPCGEVKEKLEEKVAQIDQQVKQLLTLRAELNGLLSGWEDFPSQHKDTICPNIQKESEIGVHRKN, from the coding sequence ATGTTAACTCAAGATAAAAAGGCACTGCTAATTGGGCAAGTAACAACACTGAGTGGAATTCCAATTAGAACTATTCGCTATTACGAAAGCTTAGGTTTACTGCAATCAACAGGGCGAACCGAAGGAGGTTTTCGGCAATTTTCCTCTGACGTACTAACTCGTCTGTCTTTCATCAAACGCGCCCAAAGTCTTGGGCTGAGTCTCGAAGAAATCGGCGAGATTTTAAATGTTCATGACCAAGGGGAACTACCCTGCGGTGAAGTAAAAGAAAAATTAGAGGAAAAAGTTGCACAAATTGACCAACAAGTCAAGCAATTATTAACTCTACGTGCTGAATTAAATGGATTACTCTCAGGTTGGGAAGACTTCCCAAGCCAGCACAAAGATACAATTTGTCCTAACATTCAAAAAGAGTCGGAGATCGGGGTTCACAGGAAAAACTAG
- a CDS encoding TetR/AcrR family transcriptional regulator encodes MTIRSRILDAARHLAKDYPIDKITMSAVAQKAGVSQPTVRRYLGSKDQLQAFLANEQQRSPQSALLDTRSRILQAAQQVFAQEGYERATLDAIASAIGLTKGAVYWHFQSKSDLFLALLEEQLQSPLSITPEVAQQTLNHPNPQAEVAKVLARQLQHITANPNWCRLYMEFMVQSREPEVQNVLTSPNCRERETAIVQMLQRLQAEGKLAADVDPFVIGVFWAALIDGLMLVQMVEPERINLVAWSDQLARLLWQGIQPTSNS; translated from the coding sequence GTGACTATTCGCTCGCGCATTCTAGATGCAGCTAGACACTTAGCTAAAGATTACCCCATCGACAAAATCACTATGAGTGCTGTCGCCCAGAAAGCAGGTGTTAGTCAACCAACAGTTCGTCGCTACTTGGGTAGTAAAGATCAACTACAAGCATTTCTAGCAAATGAGCAACAGCGATCGCCGCAGTCAGCACTGTTGGATACTCGCAGTCGAATTCTGCAAGCAGCGCAGCAAGTATTTGCCCAAGAAGGTTACGAACGAGCAACCCTTGATGCGATCGCTAGCGCAATTGGTTTAACGAAGGGTGCTGTTTACTGGCACTTTCAAAGCAAAAGTGACTTATTTTTAGCATTACTAGAAGAACAATTGCAGTCTCCTCTATCTATCACGCCAGAAGTTGCTCAGCAAACTTTGAATCACCCTAATCCACAAGCAGAAGTTGCTAAGGTACTTGCTAGACAACTACAACACATTACAGCTAATCCCAACTGGTGCCGTCTTTACATGGAGTTTATGGTTCAAAGTCGCGAACCAGAGGTGCAAAACGTATTAACTAGTCCTAACTGTCGCGAACGTGAAACTGCAATCGTACAAATGCTGCAGCGATTGCAAGCTGAGGGAAAACTAGCTGCTGATGTCGATCCTTTTGTGATTGGAGTCTTCTGGGCTGCGCTGATTGATGGATTAATGCTCGTACAAATGGTGGAACCGGAACGTATTAACCTTGTAGCTTGGAGCGATCAGCTGGCAAGGCTTCTGTGGCAAGGAATTCAACCAACATCAAATAGTTAA
- a CDS encoding class I SAM-dependent methyltransferase has product MLHNGVEPKAQRTPGWYQRFFAWMMAHGNADYEAAMRDRKQKLFAGVHGNVLEIGPGTGPNLSYYPHDTHWIGVEPNPYMHSYLRQEAERVGLDIEIRHGTAERLEVEDNSVDAVVSTLVLCSVNDLEGTLKEVLRVLKPGGQFFFLEHVAASQNTRLRKIQNWISPLWQVLGDGCHPNRETWSVLEKVGFEKLDYENFQADAVPALVSPQIIGVATKKAK; this is encoded by the coding sequence ATGTTGCACAATGGTGTGGAACCAAAAGCACAGCGTACTCCAGGTTGGTATCAACGCTTTTTTGCCTGGATGATGGCACATGGAAATGCAGACTATGAGGCAGCGATGCGCGATCGCAAGCAAAAATTATTTGCTGGAGTGCATGGCAATGTTTTAGAAATTGGACCAGGAACGGGACCTAACTTGTCTTACTATCCTCACGATACGCACTGGATTGGAGTTGAGCCAAATCCGTATATGCATTCTTATTTAAGGCAAGAAGCCGAACGTGTTGGGTTAGATATTGAAATTCGTCATGGTACTGCGGAACGACTCGAAGTAGAAGATAACAGTGTGGATGCTGTTGTTAGCACGCTGGTTCTCTGTTCAGTAAATGATTTGGAAGGAACACTAAAAGAGGTTTTGCGAGTACTGAAGCCTGGCGGTCAGTTCTTTTTTCTCGAACACGTTGCGGCTTCTCAAAATACAAGGCTGCGTAAAATTCAAAATTGGATTAGTCCGCTTTGGCAAGTTCTGGGTGACGGGTGTCATCCAAATCGAGAAACTTGGAGTGTATTAGAAAAGGTAGGTTTTGAAAAGCTAGATTACGAGAATTTTCAAGCAGATGCAGTACCAGCACTTGTGAGTCCGCAAATTATTGGTGTAGCAACAAAGAAGGCTAAATAG
- a CDS encoding class I SAM-dependent methyltransferase: MIKNFKRHKELFWFMGLVAIASYFSWVFYNKQSLDNEANRLSHLLNLQPGAVVAEIGAGNGDLTVRIAQHIGPSGKIYSTELNPQQLKAIQNNVKKHNLTNVQVIQGAVDQTNLPPECCDAIFMRGVYHHFTQPERMNESLQQSLQPQGLLAIADFPPNWFLNFWKLEGVPENRGGHGITKELLIEEVTQAGFEVVQVVDDWEGNLYNVVFRKTKLGE; encoded by the coding sequence ATGATTAAAAATTTTAAACGCCACAAAGAACTATTTTGGTTCATGGGGTTGGTAGCGATCGCCTCCTATTTTTCTTGGGTGTTCTACAACAAACAGTCTCTCGACAATGAAGCAAATCGGTTGAGTCATTTATTGAACTTGCAACCTGGTGCAGTTGTTGCAGAAATTGGTGCTGGAAATGGAGATTTAACTGTCCGCATTGCACAGCATATTGGTCCTAGTGGCAAGATCTACTCGACGGAACTCAACCCACAGCAATTAAAAGCGATCCAAAATAACGTAAAAAAGCATAATCTGACAAACGTACAAGTGATTCAAGGAGCAGTCGATCAAACTAACTTACCGCCAGAATGTTGCGATGCAATTTTTATGAGGGGTGTCTATCATCACTTCACGCAACCCGAACGCATGAATGAGAGTTTGCAGCAGTCTTTACAACCTCAAGGATTACTAGCGATCGCAGACTTTCCTCCTAATTGGTTCTTAAATTTTTGGAAGTTAGAAGGTGTGCCAGAAAACCGAGGTGGTCATGGTATTACAAAAGAACTACTAATTGAAGAAGTGACGCAAGCAGGGTTTGAAGTAGTGCAAGTTGTTGATGATTGGGAAGGCAATCTCTATAATGTTGTCTTTCGCAAAACCAAGCTTGGCGAATAA
- a CDS encoding class I SAM-dependent methyltransferase gives MQWVIGWWQISIQRVCPTNDQLRQMYNKAAPRWHAYLQLFGYHRAYVKLFRSLQKCGMLTLSDRSSVCDCGIGTGALSLSLAQTVDHLKIVGVDISPAMLAKARQLLNQAEVNHQVCQGDVRLLPFNDNTYDLVMSAHMLEHLPNPDRGIQEMVRVLRPKAPILIVVTLSGLLGSLIQLQWGNDCLTPEILVAMMTKAGLTDIHCYPLTGGFPHWSSIACLGFKK, from the coding sequence ATGCAGTGGGTTATCGGATGGTGGCAAATTTCAATTCAGCGAGTTTGTCCGACAAACGATCAACTGCGTCAAATGTACAATAAGGCTGCTCCACGCTGGCACGCTTACCTTCAACTTTTTGGTTATCATCGTGCCTACGTTAAGTTATTTCGATCGCTACAAAAATGTGGAATGCTAACTCTTAGCGATCGCTCAAGTGTATGCGATTGTGGCATTGGTACAGGTGCTCTTAGTCTCTCTTTAGCCCAAACTGTAGACCATTTAAAAATTGTTGGTGTAGATATTTCTCCAGCAATGCTAGCAAAGGCACGCCAGTTACTCAATCAAGCAGAAGTGAATCATCAAGTTTGTCAGGGTGATGTGCGGCTGTTGCCCTTTAATGACAACACTTATGACTTGGTTATGAGTGCGCATATGTTGGAGCATTTGCCTAACCCCGATCGTGGAATTCAAGAGATGGTGAGGGTGTTACGTCCAAAAGCGCCAATACTCATTGTCGTAACGCTTTCAGGTCTACTTGGATCTTTGATTCAATTGCAGTGGGGTAATGATTGTCTGACACCAGAGATTTTAGTAGCGATGATGACCAAGGCAGGATTAACTGACATTCATTGCTATCCATTAACTGGCGGATTTCCCCATTGGTCAAGTATTGCGTGTCTAGGATTTAAAAAGTAA
- a CDS encoding DUF3703 domain-containing protein, protein MKQKILQMRGTALQRAHILGQMYPVPHAIAHWEMLKLAWLQRDIKEIHGQFWQTVWAAPLTLLFGRKRLLRDGRVNLDNTQRMSIPDDLLEILKQ, encoded by the coding sequence TTGAAGCAAAAAATTTTGCAGATGCGTGGAACAGCATTGCAAAGAGCACATATTCTTGGTCAGATGTATCCTGTGCCGCATGCGATCGCTCACTGGGAAATGCTCAAGTTAGCTTGGTTACAAAGAGATATTAAGGAGATTCACGGACAATTCTGGCAAACTGTATGGGCAGCACCCTTAACCTTACTATTTGGGCGCAAACGCTTGTTGCGAGATGGCAGAGTAAACCTTGACAACACACAAAGAATGTCTATTCCAGACGACTTACTTGAGATCCTCAAGCAATAA
- a CDS encoding LuxR C-terminal-related transcriptional regulator — translation MTSPLLSTKFYVPTIRSSLVRRDRLIAQLNQGRECKLILISATAGFGKTTLLSEWLRQAEMAVSWLSLDEGDNQPLRFWTYFVHALKAFKHDIGESTLAMLHSIEPAGFESFLIPLINEIARLPDEYVLALDDYHVITAPLIQEALAFLLEHLPPQLHLAIASRVDPPLPLARMRACAQLTEIRTADLRFTVAEVAEFMHQSMHVELSKEQLETIQARTEGWVAALQLAVLSVRSAEDISALIALPGNQRYILDYLVEEVLECQPKHIQTFLLRTSILERMCDSLCATVVGHDGLNVIELEQLEHRNLFVVPLDRDRNWYRYHHLFRELLHHRLYRVSEQVPEYHRRAAWWYAQHKFILEAIGHAIAAQDFLWAAELIEQEAQTSHPRFDPVTLLAWLEALPQELVANRPWLLLAEGWARYSLSQFDAAFIAVHNIEHLLTQRPQEESANTQRLWGLVTAIKGMQARQQGDGNTAIALMQQALQLLPQDGSWIRAIIVLNLGVTYFVTDNFALALPVLNEATRIGQVKGIADPAIAGLYLQAQFQALRGRMYQAVTLCQQGVDLATKRGWLATYAGVLVQVAIAEFLREQNQLEAAAQHLHESIERGSQTRQPGVMMGYITLARVCQAQGDTQAAWAAIQAAEQLPTWLWPTILSVATCRVRLHLAQGNLEEAIAWAENSDLGVEDELQYSSELDYLTLARVLIARGTSANEAQSYLDDAMRLLVRLYDFAKAGGRKARVMEVLILQALVFQARQDIAQALHYLEKALYIPRSGEYIRLFVDEGKPMIALLRHAATQGIHPKYVSCLFAAFGRVVVPTPAQSLIEPLSHRELEVLHYLANGLSNQAIADELIVSLPTVKWHARNIYSKLNASNRTQAVMRAREIGLLE, via the coding sequence ATGACTAGCCCGCTGTTATCGACAAAATTTTATGTTCCGACAATACGCTCGTCCCTCGTGAGGCGCGATCGCTTGATTGCGCAGTTAAATCAGGGTAGGGAGTGCAAGTTAATTCTGATTTCGGCAACTGCTGGATTTGGAAAAACAACATTATTAAGTGAGTGGTTGCGTCAAGCCGAAATGGCAGTCAGTTGGCTATCTTTAGATGAAGGTGATAACCAACCCTTGCGCTTCTGGACATATTTTGTGCATGCGCTCAAAGCCTTCAAACATGACATCGGAGAATCGACTTTAGCAATGCTCCACTCGATCGAGCCTGCTGGGTTTGAGTCTTTTTTAATTCCACTAATTAATGAAATTGCCAGACTTCCCGATGAGTATGTTTTAGCTTTAGATGACTACCATGTCATTACTGCGCCTCTGATCCAAGAAGCACTCGCTTTTTTGCTTGAGCATCTCCCACCGCAACTTCACTTAGCGATCGCAAGTCGTGTCGATCCTCCCTTACCTTTAGCAAGAATGCGGGCTTGCGCTCAATTAACTGAAATCCGCACGGCTGATTTGCGTTTCACTGTTGCTGAGGTCGCTGAATTTATGCATCAATCGATGCACGTAGAGCTATCAAAAGAACAGCTAGAGACAATTCAAGCACGAACAGAAGGATGGGTTGCAGCGTTACAGTTAGCAGTACTGTCGGTGCGTAGTGCAGAAGACATCTCTGCATTGATTGCTTTGCCAGGAAACCAGCGCTACATCCTAGATTACCTCGTCGAGGAAGTGCTAGAGTGCCAGCCCAAACACATCCAAACTTTTCTGTTACGAACCTCAATTTTAGAGCGAATGTGTGACTCGCTCTGTGCAACCGTAGTGGGACACGATGGGCTAAATGTGATTGAATTAGAACAGCTAGAACACCGTAATCTATTTGTTGTGCCGTTAGACCGCGATCGCAACTGGTATCGATATCATCACCTCTTTCGCGAACTGTTGCATCATCGGTTGTATCGCGTATCTGAGCAAGTACCAGAGTATCACCGTCGCGCTGCTTGGTGGTATGCACAACACAAATTCATATTAGAAGCAATTGGACACGCGATCGCAGCTCAAGATTTTCTGTGGGCAGCCGAATTGATTGAACAAGAAGCACAGACGAGTCATCCTCGCTTTGATCCGGTAACGTTGCTTGCTTGGCTAGAAGCACTACCTCAAGAACTCGTAGCAAATCGCCCGTGGTTGTTGCTGGCTGAGGGATGGGCGCGATATTCTTTATCACAATTTGACGCGGCGTTTATTGCAGTACACAACATTGAACATTTATTAACACAACGACCACAAGAGGAAAGTGCAAATACCCAAAGGCTTTGGGGACTCGTTACAGCAATCAAAGGAATGCAAGCACGACAACAGGGAGATGGAAATACAGCGATCGCCTTGATGCAACAAGCATTACAACTCCTACCTCAAGATGGTTCCTGGATACGGGCAATAATTGTCTTAAATTTGGGTGTTACCTACTTTGTGACTGACAACTTTGCCTTAGCACTTCCAGTCTTGAATGAAGCCACTCGCATTGGTCAAGTTAAAGGTATTGCCGATCCAGCGATCGCGGGCTTGTATTTACAGGCGCAGTTTCAAGCTTTGCGGGGGCGAATGTATCAAGCAGTAACGCTATGTCAACAAGGTGTCGATCTAGCAACCAAACGGGGATGGTTAGCAACCTATGCAGGTGTTTTAGTCCAAGTAGCGATCGCTGAATTCTTACGCGAACAAAATCAACTAGAAGCAGCAGCACAACACTTACACGAGAGCATCGAACGCGGTAGCCAAACACGCCAACCTGGTGTCATGATGGGCTACATTACCTTAGCACGAGTGTGTCAGGCGCAAGGCGATACGCAAGCAGCCTGGGCAGCAATTCAAGCAGCAGAGCAATTACCAACGTGGTTGTGGCCTACAATTCTTTCTGTTGCGACTTGTCGAGTACGATTGCATCTGGCGCAGGGAAATTTGGAAGAAGCGATCGCCTGGGCAGAAAACAGCGATCTGGGTGTAGAGGATGAACTGCAATACAGTTCTGAATTAGATTACCTAACCCTTGCCAGAGTCCTCATTGCTCGTGGTACGTCGGCAAATGAAGCTCAATCATATCTCGATGATGCGATGCGACTACTCGTCCGACTTTATGATTTTGCCAAAGCAGGTGGGCGTAAAGCACGAGTAATGGAAGTATTAATATTGCAAGCTTTAGTATTTCAAGCTCGTCAAGATATAGCACAAGCGTTACATTACTTAGAAAAAGCACTTTATATCCCCCGTAGTGGAGAATATATTCGGCTGTTTGTCGATGAAGGCAAGCCGATGATTGCGTTGTTGCGTCATGCTGCTACACAAGGAATTCATCCAAAATATGTCAGTTGTTTATTTGCAGCTTTTGGTCGTGTCGTTGTTCCGACTCCAGCCCAGTCTCTAATTGAACCTTTGAGTCATCGCGAACTAGAGGTTTTACATTACCTTGCGAATGGTCTTTCTAATCAAGCGATCGCAGATGAACTGATTGTCAGTCTTCCCACTGTGAAATGGCACGCCCGCAATATCTACAGCAAGCTGAACGCAAGTAACCGCACTCAGGCAGTCATGCGAGCCAGAGAAATTGGGCTTTTGGAGTAG
- a CDS encoding iron-siderophore ABC transporter substrate-binding protein — translation MNPQRIITLHDSTILDPVLALGVKPIGVATYNAEQGIFFRGIDYQQLTGIQQVGSAFQPSLEKILMLKPDLILGREYHKDIYNLLVNIAPTVLVDWESFTSFQDNFRYIAQVLNQEKEAELVLNQYQNRIQEFQRQMGKQLQSIEVSVIGISGQNIKSFNEDTVFNQVLDDAGLKRPSIQKNQKERYLELSMEHLNKYDTDVLFVINESHAPLSSYLQHPLWSNLKATQNKRVYEVSQSDWFAGGPLGVNKILEDLFKYLVK, via the coding sequence ATGAACCCTCAACGTATCATCACTTTACATGACTCGACTATCCTCGATCCTGTGTTGGCTTTGGGTGTAAAACCAATTGGAGTAGCTACTTATAACGCTGAACAAGGAATTTTCTTTCGTGGTATAGACTACCAGCAATTAACAGGTATTCAACAAGTTGGCAGCGCCTTTCAGCCTTCTCTAGAGAAAATTCTCATGCTTAAACCTGACTTAATTTTGGGACGTGAATATCACAAAGATATTTATAATTTACTTGTTAATATTGCTCCTACAGTGTTGGTTGACTGGGAGAGCTTTACTTCTTTTCAGGATAATTTCCGCTATATTGCCCAAGTATTAAACCAGGAGAAAGAAGCAGAGCTAGTATTAAATCAGTACCAAAACCGCATCCAAGAATTCCAACGCCAAATGGGTAAACAGTTACAAAGCATAGAAGTCTCTGTCATTGGAATTTCTGGACAAAATATTAAGTCTTTTAATGAAGATACTGTATTTAACCAAGTTCTTGATGATGCAGGATTGAAGCGTCCATCAATTCAGAAAAATCAAAAAGAACGCTACTTAGAATTAAGTATGGAACATTTAAATAAATATGATACTGATGTTTTATTTGTAATTAATGAAAGCCATGCTCCTCTGTCATCTTATTTACAACATCCTCTTTGGTCTAACTTGAAAGCAACACAAAATAAACGGGTGTATGAAGTAAGCCAAAGTGATTGGTTTGCTGGTGGACCTTTAGGAGTTAATAAAATTCTTGAAGATTTATTCAAATATTTAGTAAAGTAG
- a CDS encoding MFS transporter — MEQYQPTSLRTFLIIWIGQVASILGSEMTNFAVTLWAWQATEQATPLSLILLFTQIPRVIASSFAGVVVDRWNRKQLLVLGDTVAGISTVIVLGLFLTHRLEIWHLYITGGINGFFGYFQGLAYSASMSMIVPKQHYTRAAAMSEHITQFGSTIMAPALAGILYYTIGLVGILTIDLGTFFVAIATIWVVHIPQPERRKQNQENETLWQELTFGFRYIIKRSSLLAILVFLLLLYFVDTILYGIHSPVILARSANDAAVYANIQAATGIGGVVGASLLSIWGGFKRRIHGFLLGTVFSYSSMMVFGLGNSVTIWIVAAFFAAFFWPFISSSNQAIWLSKVEPDVQGRVFATRYLISQMTSPVGLALSGPLADYVFSPAMQPGGSLTPILGSFFDTGSGAGMAVQYTLFAFFGVLIGLAGYAFRQLRDVEIIVPDYGARQNET, encoded by the coding sequence ATGGAGCAATATCAGCCAACTAGCCTGCGGACATTTCTGATTATTTGGATTGGTCAGGTAGCTTCAATCCTGGGTTCGGAAATGACTAACTTTGCTGTTACCCTTTGGGCATGGCAAGCAACGGAGCAAGCAACCCCCTTGTCTTTGATTTTGTTGTTCACCCAGATTCCAAGAGTGATCGCGTCTTCCTTTGCTGGGGTAGTTGTGGATCGCTGGAACCGCAAGCAACTGCTCGTGTTGGGGGATACAGTAGCAGGAATTTCTACTGTGATTGTCCTCGGATTATTTTTGACTCATCGCCTAGAGATTTGGCACCTCTATATAACTGGAGGTATTAATGGGTTCTTTGGCTACTTTCAAGGTTTAGCTTATTCAGCTTCAATGTCGATGATTGTGCCGAAGCAGCATTACACAAGAGCCGCCGCCATGAGCGAACACATTACCCAATTTGGTTCAACAATCATGGCTCCTGCCCTAGCCGGAATACTTTACTACACTATTGGTTTAGTCGGTATATTAACAATAGATCTGGGCACCTTTTTTGTGGCGATCGCGACTATTTGGGTTGTGCATATTCCTCAACCTGAGCGTCGCAAACAAAATCAAGAAAACGAAACTTTGTGGCAAGAGCTAACTTTTGGTTTCCGCTACATTATTAAACGTTCAAGCCTCTTAGCTATTCTGGTGTTTCTGCTGCTTCTCTACTTTGTAGATACTATTTTGTATGGAATACATTCACCAGTCATTCTAGCTCGCAGTGCTAATGATGCTGCCGTATACGCCAATATACAAGCTGCTACTGGCATCGGTGGTGTAGTTGGGGCTTCCTTGCTTAGTATTTGGGGTGGTTTTAAGCGTCGCATTCATGGGTTTTTATTAGGTACAGTATTCAGTTACAGCAGCATGATGGTGTTTGGTCTAGGGAATTCAGTAACCATTTGGATAGTTGCTGCCTTTTTTGCAGCTTTCTTTTGGCCTTTTATCAGTAGTTCCAATCAAGCCATTTGGCTTTCTAAAGTAGAACCAGATGTACAAGGGCGTGTCTTCGCTACTCGTTATCTGATTTCTCAAATGACTTCCCCAGTTGGGTTAGCGCTTTCAGGTCCATTGGCTGATTATGTTTTCTCTCCCGCAATGCAACCAGGTGGCAGTTTGACACCTATCTTAGGTAGCTTTTTCGATACAGGCTCTGGAGCAGGAATGGCAGTTCAGTATACTTTATTTGCCTTCTTTGGTGTACTGATTGGTTTGGCTGGTTACGCATTTCGTCAACTACGGGATGTAGAAATTATTGTGCCTGATTATGGTGCTAGACAAAATGAAACTTAA